In Burkholderiales bacterium, a genomic segment contains:
- a CDS encoding type II toxin-antitoxin system HicA family toxin, with protein MNAKHRKTLQTIFARPTSPSVVFSDIEALVVALGGSITEREGSRVRISLQGEQWHCHRPHPGKEARRYQVEEARELLERVGVKP; from the coding sequence GTGAATGCCAAGCACCGAAAGACGCTTCAAACCATCTTTGCCCGACCAACGTCGCCGTCAGTTGTCTTCTCTGACATCGAAGCGCTGGTTGTTGCTTTAGGTGGCTCGATCACGGAGCGCGAAGGCTCGCGCGTCAGGATTTCTCTCCAGGGTGAGCAGTGGCACTGTCACCGCCCTCACCCAGGCAAGGAAGCCAGGCGCTACCAGGTCGAGGAGGCTCGCGAACTGCTGGAACGTGTAGGGGTCAAGCCATGA
- a CDS encoding type II toxin-antitoxin system HicB family antitoxin, with translation MNTMSHKGYTARIEFDERDNIFVGRVLGLHTMISFHGETVKGLRAAFVKAIEEFLLDCKEQGVRPEKPASGKLMLRVPPEIHGAALVAAQAAGKSLNQWATEVLEEATHG, from the coding sequence ATGAACACCATGAGTCACAAGGGGTATACCGCCCGAATCGAGTTCGACGAACGCGACAACATCTTTGTCGGTCGCGTTCTTGGGCTGCACACTATGATCAGCTTTCATGGTGAAACCGTGAAGGGTCTGCGTGCCGCGTTCGTGAAAGCCATCGAAGAGTTCTTGCTCGACTGCAAGGAACAAGGGGTTCGCCCCGAGAAGCCCGCGTCTGGCAAGCTCATGCTCCGCGTACCGCCGGAAATTCATGGTGCGGCCCTGGTTGCAGCTCAGGCTGCAGGCAAAAGCCTCAATCAATGGGCGACCGAGGTGCTCGAAGAAGCCACGCATGGTTGA
- a CDS encoding lipoprotein signal peptidase codes for MRKLLPWLGLAALVIVLDQWSKLAITLSLTFGDRVVLTPFFDLVLTYNTGAAFSFLSNASGWQREFFIAIALLASIWILYMLYRHAGSMLMNMALALVLGGAIGNVIDRFRFGAVVDFLHFHIAEYSWPAFNVADSAITVGAVLLIWDSFRPGSRTAAANEKPRGSA; via the coding sequence ATGCGTAAATTGCTGCCGTGGCTCGGTCTCGCAGCGCTGGTGATCGTGCTCGACCAATGGTCGAAACTCGCCATCACGCTATCGTTGACGTTCGGCGACCGCGTCGTCCTCACGCCGTTTTTCGATCTCGTGCTGACCTACAACACGGGCGCGGCGTTCTCGTTCCTGAGCAACGCCTCGGGCTGGCAGCGCGAATTTTTTATCGCGATTGCCCTGCTCGCATCGATCTGGATTCTTTATATGCTGTACCGGCATGCCGGCAGCATGCTGATGAATATGGCGCTGGCTCTCGTCCTCGGCGGCGCCATCGGCAATGTCATAGACCGCTTCCGCTTCGGCGCCGTCGTCGATTTCCTGCATTTTCATATCGCGGAATATTCGTGGCCGGCGTTCAATGTCGCCGATTCGGCGATAACCGTCGGCGCGGTATTGCTGATCTGGGATAGTTTTCGGCCCGGTAGCCGGACTGCTGCCGCGAATGAAAAGCCGCGCGGCAGCGCGTAA